The following coding sequences are from one Syngnathus acus chromosome 12, fSynAcu1.2, whole genome shotgun sequence window:
- the LOC119131127 gene encoding aryl hydrocarbon receptor-like, which yields MQGNVGVYAVKRRKKPIQKKYVAAPPPVKTNPSKRHRDRLNVELERLTGLLPFSEEVRNRLDKLSVLRLSVGYLKVKSYFHEQRRKCAPLRPGDGQSASLDGISFSEGELLLKSLNGFVLVVTGDGTVFYTSPTIQDFLGFHQSDVVRQSVFDLIHIDDREMFNCQLKLGVHFRETGEDAAPKNGSLGLMPPENFFFLERSFCCRLRCLLDNTSGFLALKFTGHLKYLREDGGPEGNPLLALFAIATPLQPPSVMEIRTRTLIFQTKHRMDFAPLAMDTRGKLVLGYSETELMTPGSGYHFVHGADMMYCADNHLRMMKTGDSGFTVFRLLTKTGKWLWVQATARVVFKDGRPDFIVARQKPLTNEEGEEQLQQRRQQLPFNLATGEGVLYDLSLDAFTVPGPPDTKEPLRESPLDPSSILGSLHRQDRSLYFQDPAPQFDAFSRVDEPEPDQPLERVFSDSHALLSVPGQLDESSGSGGLTSHPMLHSLEQILGDLGEGGLDGLEVEQRELRDWENTLLRMNQNRDLDHILANDVFSFVEEALGIKTSEGERSLQPSLDAQKPIECGQEVLSGALFSAAGLSPNSPPGHWPASDGSYHPEIPTRSCRFQTTWQPLPITSNIGLQGAPSNLSQQAAWPHPPLGDTTGPQFSGSCMYKHLANSGPRVPQGAPCTGLAHISDPNPGFDLPQAVGGAWPPAAAAGQSQLSAFGDMSGAGAYLPEHPPENRALQSTFFCWKGQAQMPKVPLDSYAFPVQPPGSINLPQNTGP from the exons ATGCAGGGAAATGTCGGCGTCTACGcggtgaagaggaggaaaaagccCATTCAGAAGAAGTACGT TGCCGCGCCCCCGCCCGTGAAGACCAACCCGTCCAAGCGGCACCGGGACCGCCTCAACGTGGAGTTGGAGCGCCTGACAGGCCTGCTGCCTTTCTCCGAGGAGGTCCGCAACCGCCTGGACAAGTTGTCGGTGCTGCGGCTCAGCGTGGGATATCTCAAAGTCAAGAGTTACTTCCACG AGCAGCGCAGGAAATGCGCGCCGCTCCGTCCCGGCGACGGGCAGTCGGCATCGCTAGACGGTATCAGCTTCTCTGAGGGTGAGCTGCTTCTCAAG TCGCTCAACGGCTTTGTCTTGGTGGTGACGGGCGATGGCACCGTCTTCTACACGTCGCCCACCATCCAGGACTTCCTTGGCTTCCATCAG TCTGACGTGGTGCGGCAGAGCGTCTTTGACCTCATCCATATCGACGACAGAGAAATGTTCAACTGCCAGCTGAAGCTCGGCGTCCACTTCCGCGAGACCGGAGAGGACGCCG CGCCCAAGAACGGCTCGCTCGGTCTCATGCCTCCGGAgaacttcttcttcttggagaGGAGCTTTTGCTGTCGCCTGCGCTGCCTCCTGGACAACACATCGGGATTCTTG GCTTTGAAATTTACCGGCCATCTGAAGTACCTGCGGGAGGATGGCGGCCCCGAGGGGAACCCCTTGCTGGCCTTATTTGCCATCGCCACGCCCCTGCAGCCGCCGTCCGTCATGGAGATCCGCACCAGGACGCTCATTTTCCAGACCAAACACCGGATGGATTTCGCCCCCCTGGCCATGGACACCAG GGGCAAACTGGTGTTGGGTTACTCCGAGACGGAATTGATGACCCCGGGTTCCGGTTATCACTTTGTGCACGGCGCCGACATGATGTACTGCGCCGATAACCACCTCAGGA TGATGAAAACGGGAGACAGCGGCTTCactgtcttcaggctgctcACCAAGACGGGAAAGTGGTTGTGGGTGCAAGCCACCGCCCGGGTCGTCTTCAAAGACGGACGGCCCGACTTCATCGTCGCCCGCCAGAAGCCGCTGAC GAATGAAGAGGGGGAGGAACAGCTCCAGCAGAGAAGACAGCAACTGCCTTTCAACTTAGCCACGGGAGAAGGTGTCCTCTACGACCTTTCCCTGGATGCCTTCACCGTCCCGGGCCCTCCTGACACCAAGGAGCCCCTGAGAGAAAGTCCCCTGGATCCCAGCTCCATCTTGGGATCCTTACACCGCCAAGACCGCTCACTTTATTTCCAGGATCCCGCCCCCCAATTCGACGCCTTTTCCCGCGTCGACGAACCGGAACCGGATCAGCCTCTGGAGCGAGTCTTCTCGGACAGCCACGCCCTGCTCAGCGTTCCGGGTCAGCTGGACGAGTCGTCCGGCTCCGGGGGATTGACCTCTCATCCCATGCTGCACTCGCTGGAGCAGATCCTGGGAGACTTGGGTGAAGGTGGACTGGACGGTCTGGAGGTCGAGCAGCGCGAGCTGAGGGACTGGGAGAACACGCTGCTCAGGATGAATCAAAACAGAGACTTGGATCACATCCTGGCCAACGACGTTTTCTCTTTTGTGGAGGAGGCTCTCGGGATAAAGACCTCAGAAGGGGAACGATCTCTCCAGCCTTCCCTAGATGCTCAGAAGCCGATAGAGTGTGGACAAGAAGTTCTTTCTGGCGCTTTGTTTTCCGCTGCGGGACTTTCTCCCAACTCTCCTCCGGGACACTGGCCCGCGAGCGACGGTTCATACCACCCCGAGATTCCCACCCGCTCCTGCCGCTTTCAAACAACTTGGCAACCTTTACCGATAACCTCCAACATCGGCCTACAGGGGGCGCCCTCGAATCTTTCCCAACAAGCCGCGTGGCCTCATCCCCCCCTCGGGGACACCACTGGCCCGCAGTTTTCCGGCAGCTGCATGTACAAACACCTCGCAAACTCCGGGCCTCGTGTCCCCCAGGGGGCGCCGTGTACGGGACTGGCCCACATCAGTGATCCAAACCCAGGCTTCGACCTGCCGCAAGCGGTCGGAGGAGCCTGGCCCCCGGCCGCAGCCGCCGGCCAGTCGCAGCTTTCCGCTTTTGGCGACATGTCCGGGGCAGGAGCGTACCTACCGGAACATccccctgaaaacagagctttgcAGTCCACCTTCTTCTGCTGGAAAGGTCAAGCTCAG ATGCCCAAAGTTCCCCTGGACTCGTACGCCTTCCCGGTGCAACCCCCGGGGAGTATCAACCTGCCCCAAAACACCGGCCCCTAG